The window GCGGGAAGACTCGTCGGTCAGCCGGGCGCACGCGGGACACGGCGGGTGCCACGACCGGGACGCCTCGGCGGCGTCGATGAAGTACCAGCGTCCGTCTTCCCCCAGGGCAAAGTCCAGACTCCAGGCCCCGAGGAGGACCCGCGCCAGCTCGCGGGCGTACCCGGAAAGCAGTTCCACCTCATCCGGCGGTTCTTCGTTCAGCGCCCGGAGCGCATTGCGCCACTGGGGCGGCTCCTCGCTGCGGAAGAACCGGATGGACTCTTCCGGCCAGTAGGGGTGGTGGCAGACCACCTCGCCGTCCCGCACGAAGTAGCGCCGCTCCCGCGCCACCGGCATACCCCAGAAGGCGCGGAAGGAGTGCTGCAGGGGGATGTGCTGCCGCAGCACGATGGCCTCGCAGGCGAGGTCGTATACGCCGTTTCCGTCGATCAGTCGGTACAGGTTGCGCCAGAGGTTCTCCGGGCTCTCGACGTAGCAGGTACGGCTCCACTCGTGCTTGCACGAGGCGAGGTCAGTTCGGAGAAACAACGGGTAACCCAGATGTGCGGCTGCCGCTTCCACCAACACCCGTACCTCTTCAGGAAGCGGCTTCCCGTCCAGGAGGCCCGCCAGCGTGTGCCACCCGGCCCATACCACGACCGTTTTCGGTTTGGGAACCGTCACTTCCCTGACCCGCGGCCACCACACAAGCAGGCTCGAAGTTTCCAACCATCGATCCCTCCCTTCAGATCTTCCGTCCTACGGTCGCGCGGCTGCCCCGGATCGCGGTCTGCTGGGGATTTGGCCCCACTCCCCGGGAGGCTTCGCCTGCACCGGGCTACGCTCCGCCGGAATGCCTTGTCGTTCCCCCAACCGGTTCAAGGCGTCCTCGGGAGTGGAGGCATCGTGCACCAGCCGGGCCACCGGAGCTTCGCCGTACCGCTCCCAGCAGACAAGGTATCCCCCTGACCAGCCGACTGGCACCTCGAACACCGCGGCGAACTCGTATTTGGAGTATGATGCGAGGACGAGCGGCGTGCTTGCCCCCCAGCGTAACAGCGAGTTCCCGGGTACCCACGTCCAAATGTTGTACCAAAGCCTTTCGGCGGACACTTTCATGCATGACTCTCCCCACCCCGGGGGAAGCACTGCCGGCGTCACGTAGTAACCCGACCGCTTCGGGTACGGCGTTATCAGTTCCAGCCGCGCAATGCGCGCGGGAGGGCGGCACCTCCGCAGCGCTCCCATCCACCCGCAAAACACCCGGTGGTTCTCCCAGGCCATGACCCGGCAACGCTTCTGCCTCTCCCGCTCCCCGTGCACCGCCTCCTCGAACGCCGCCTCAAGGTTTGGGGCGAAGGCATCCAGGGCCAGAACCCATTCGGGCACCCCGAAGTTGTCCAAGGGCGGCCCGGGCCACCACGCATCCCAGACCGCTGCGGCAAACAGAAACGCCGGCGTGAAATGCAGCGTGGGCGGGTAGGGGCCCGCGGGTCGCGTCTGTCCCCAACCCGGTTGCACCGAAAGGTTCAGCCGGCACCTCTCCGCCTCGCCAGAACCCGAGGTGTGCACGCGGTTGCACACCAGGCACCGGTACTTCACCGCCCCGAGTGCAAACGCGGCCCGGGCCGAGCACGCGTCGGGAAAGACAACGGCCTCCTCCAAGCTCGACACCTCCCCCGTGCCCCGCACCACGTGCAGGG is drawn from Bacillota bacterium and contains these coding sequences:
- a CDS encoding ATP-grasp domain-containing protein translates to METSSLLVWWPRVREVTVPKPKTVVVWAGWHTLAGLLDGKPLPEEVRVLVEAAAAHLGYPLFLRTDLASCKHEWSRTCYVESPENLWRNLYRLIDGNGVYDLACEAIVLRQHIPLQHSFRAFWGMPVARERRYFVRDGEVVCHHPYWPEESIRFFRSEEPPQWRNALRALNEEPPDEVELLSGYARELARVLLGAWSLDFALGEDGRWYFIDAAEASRSWHPPCPACARLTDESSRPMS